A portion of the Kribbella jejuensis genome contains these proteins:
- a CDS encoding MarR family winged helix-turn-helix transcriptional regulator has product MYMSDDNKPIGWWLKEVDRLLESSFERLLADDGLTRRQWQALNAAAGDQTIAEALAPFLHGDPAALAAVTNPLVEREWLTGDELTAAGSHALEDLTVKVQAQRRRITAGITDEEYVATVDVLRRMANNLVWRLRV; this is encoded by the coding sequence ATGTATATGTCAGATGACAACAAGCCTATCGGTTGGTGGCTGAAAGAGGTCGACCGCCTGCTCGAGTCGTCGTTCGAGCGGCTGCTCGCCGACGACGGGCTGACCCGTCGCCAGTGGCAGGCGCTGAACGCGGCCGCCGGCGACCAGACCATCGCGGAAGCGCTGGCGCCGTTCCTGCACGGCGACCCGGCCGCGCTCGCCGCGGTGACGAATCCGCTGGTCGAGCGCGAGTGGCTGACCGGCGACGAGTTGACCGCGGCCGGGTCGCACGCCCTGGAGGACCTGACGGTCAAGGTCCAGGCGCAGCGCCGCAGGATCACGGCGGGCATCACCGACGAGGAGTACGTGGCCACCGTCGACGTGCTCCGCCGGATGGCGAACAACCTGGTCTGGAGGCTCCGAGTGTGA
- a CDS encoding 5-carboxymethyl-2-hydroxymuconate Delta-isomerase, which yields MPQITVDYSHPSEDAFDFDGFTRALHEAVVEIAAAKPEACKTMIRQDNLSAYGYADRLDGAHALVRVSIGLLPGRTEEVKGRLTEATLELLGKYIAPQDGVTLHASAEVRELDASYRKFDR from the coding sequence ATGCCGCAGATCACCGTCGACTACTCCCACCCGTCGGAGGATGCGTTCGACTTCGACGGGTTCACTCGGGCGTTGCACGAGGCTGTGGTGGAGATTGCGGCGGCCAAGCCCGAGGCGTGCAAGACGATGATCCGGCAGGACAACCTCTCCGCCTACGGGTACGCCGACAGGCTGGACGGGGCGCATGCTCTGGTGCGGGTGTCGATCGGTCTGCTGCCCGGCCGTACCGAAGAGGTGAAGGGGCGGCTGACCGAGGCCACGCTGGAACTGCTCGGCAAGTACATCGCGCCGCAGGACGGCGTCACGCTGCACGCCTCCGCCGAGGTGCGCGAACTGGACGCCTCGTACCGGAAGTTCGACCGGTAG
- a CDS encoding GNAT family N-acetyltransferase — protein sequence MRAVDCVGALIRDEQQRVYVQRRTAERRLLPGIWDIVGGHLEPGETPEQALAREVEEETGWKVREIVWTVADWEWEWEGRVRREVDYLITVDGDLSRPRLEAGKHDASTWVGPDDLDLLLVNRPDGDRRLRDLVAHAVRTRFTNHLRLEPITGPNGVLPGHAPDIHRLFTDPWIARWYDTSPEQQAARVTEHQTRWDRDGVGKWIAYERANGELAGRGGLSRMPAGTPTADAIAALVGPEWTGLELGWALTESARGRGLATELGRAGLDYAFTTLNASAVVAFTEQANTASQAVMQRLGMHYAGEIHAEGWSADGTEVRPDAPFAVYLARR from the coding sequence ATGCGCGCAGTCGACTGTGTGGGTGCGCTGATCCGGGACGAGCAGCAGCGGGTGTACGTGCAGCGGCGTACTGCTGAGCGCCGGTTGTTGCCGGGGATCTGGGACATCGTCGGCGGCCACCTCGAGCCGGGGGAGACGCCTGAGCAGGCGCTTGCGCGTGAGGTGGAGGAAGAGACCGGCTGGAAAGTCCGCGAGATCGTCTGGACGGTCGCGGACTGGGAGTGGGAATGGGAAGGCCGGGTACGGCGGGAGGTCGACTACCTGATCACCGTCGACGGCGACCTCAGCCGGCCGCGGCTGGAAGCCGGCAAGCACGACGCGTCCACCTGGGTCGGCCCGGACGACCTGGACCTGCTGCTGGTCAACCGCCCCGACGGCGACCGCCGCCTCCGGGACCTGGTCGCACACGCAGTCCGCACCCGCTTCACCAACCACCTCCGCCTCGAACCCATCACCGGACCCAACGGTGTCCTACCCGGACATGCACCGGACATCCACCGCCTCTTCACCGACCCCTGGATCGCCCGCTGGTACGACACTTCCCCCGAGCAGCAGGCCGCGCGCGTCACCGAGCATCAGACCAGGTGGGACCGCGACGGAGTCGGCAAGTGGATCGCGTACGAGCGTGCGAACGGCGAGTTGGCCGGCCGCGGCGGACTGTCCCGGATGCCCGCCGGTACGCCGACGGCTGACGCGATCGCCGCACTCGTCGGACCCGAATGGACCGGTCTCGAGCTCGGCTGGGCGCTGACCGAGTCGGCTCGCGGTCGCGGCCTCGCCACGGAACTCGGCCGAGCCGGCCTCGACTATGCCTTCACCACGCTGAACGCCTCCGCGGTCGTCGCCTTCACAGAGCAGGCGAACACGGCATCCCAGGCCGTCATGCAACGCCTCGGCATGCACTACGCTGGCGAGATCCACGCCGAGGGCTGGTCCGCCGACGGCACCGAGGTTCGCCCCGACGCACCGTTCGCCGTCTACCTCGCGAGGCGCTGA
- a CDS encoding XRE family transcriptional regulator, with the protein MAGRYAPKTVLAHLIQRRNQTYSEIVAEFVELGGTITERHLRRLASGERAGTTPQTRRTLQRMFGKPVEELLAPYVAEQAAQVVPAPAASGRITTGNEMEVLDMAASRARAFALAAQSGLGSEAMEQVYDDVRHAAQAYPQRPLPEILGQLVETQDLVFGLLESRQRPEHHRQLYFLAGVTGGLLAKASHDLGNPHAALTQARTAFMCADNADHHGLRAWVRGLQSLVSYWAGNPHDSVRYAQLGAGYAEQANSTTSVWLPVSEARAWAALGNPEATRAALERAEEAWNSVQNDDLDAMGGLCTFGRNRQLYYAADALAQLPGEVEQAQRYSTQAVDAYTDESHPEWAFGDAAGSHAAMAITRIASGELDGAADALAPVLTLPTERRINGVVHSARRVHQALRQSGRADDARELQEEIESFTRTPMQSFPR; encoded by the coding sequence ATGGCGGGTAGGTACGCGCCAAAGACGGTCCTGGCGCACCTGATCCAGCGCCGGAACCAGACCTACTCCGAGATCGTCGCCGAGTTCGTCGAGCTGGGTGGAACCATCACCGAGCGGCACCTGCGTCGCCTCGCATCGGGCGAGCGCGCAGGGACCACTCCTCAGACCCGGCGCACCCTGCAACGCATGTTCGGCAAGCCGGTCGAGGAACTCCTCGCGCCGTACGTCGCCGAGCAGGCCGCGCAGGTGGTGCCGGCACCTGCCGCGAGTGGACGGATCACGACAGGTAACGAGATGGAGGTTCTCGACATGGCTGCCAGCCGAGCAAGGGCGTTCGCCCTTGCGGCCCAGTCCGGTCTCGGAAGCGAGGCCATGGAACAGGTGTACGACGACGTACGTCACGCCGCCCAGGCGTACCCCCAGCGCCCGCTGCCGGAGATCCTCGGCCAGCTGGTCGAGACCCAGGACCTGGTGTTCGGCCTGCTGGAGAGCCGCCAGCGCCCGGAGCACCACCGCCAGCTGTACTTCCTGGCCGGTGTCACCGGCGGTCTGCTCGCGAAGGCCTCCCACGACCTCGGCAACCCGCACGCCGCCCTGACCCAGGCGCGGACCGCGTTCATGTGCGCCGACAACGCCGACCACCACGGCCTGCGCGCCTGGGTCCGCGGCCTGCAGTCGCTGGTCTCCTACTGGGCCGGCAACCCGCACGACTCCGTCCGCTACGCCCAGCTCGGCGCCGGGTACGCAGAGCAGGCGAACAGCACCACCAGCGTCTGGCTGCCGGTCAGCGAGGCCCGCGCCTGGGCCGCGCTCGGCAATCCGGAGGCCACCCGGGCCGCGCTGGAGCGCGCCGAAGAGGCGTGGAACTCGGTGCAGAACGACGACCTCGACGCCATGGGCGGCCTGTGCACGTTCGGCCGCAACCGCCAGCTGTACTACGCCGCCGACGCGCTGGCGCAGCTGCCCGGTGAGGTCGAGCAGGCGCAGCGGTACTCCACCCAGGCCGTCGACGCGTACACCGACGAGAGCCACCCGGAGTGGGCGTTCGGCGACGCGGCCGGCAGCCACGCCGCGATGGCGATCACCCGGATCGCGAGCGGTGAGCTGGACGGCGCCGCGGACGCGCTGGCCCCGGTGCTGACGCTGCCGACCGAGCGCCGGATCAACGGTGTCGTGCACTCGGCCCGCCGGGTCCACCAGGCGCTGCGCCAGTCCGGTCGCGCGGACGACGCCCGGGAGCTGCAGGAGGAGATCGAGTCCTTCACCCGGACGCCGATGCAGTCCTTTCCCCGGTAG
- a CDS encoding MarR family winged helix-turn-helix transcriptional regulator, whose amino-acid sequence MDKDEPDRRAAADADPVAAVEAAMIAIRRRQTRRTFAVQSGHGPDPVQEVLDAIEAAAPDPIGVNGVATALGVDQPRASKLTAAAVAAGLVRREADQTDGRRTNLVLTPAGQAQLDTVHTYRQAQFATAMNGWTPDEQTVFADLLTRFVAALDR is encoded by the coding sequence ATGGACAAGGACGAACCTGACCGTCGAGCGGCGGCGGACGCCGATCCGGTGGCCGCGGTGGAGGCGGCGATGATCGCGATCCGGCGACGGCAGACCCGCCGTACTTTCGCGGTCCAGTCCGGCCACGGACCGGACCCGGTCCAGGAGGTCCTGGACGCGATCGAGGCCGCCGCACCGGATCCGATCGGCGTGAACGGCGTCGCGACGGCACTCGGCGTGGACCAGCCCCGCGCGAGCAAGCTCACCGCCGCGGCGGTGGCCGCAGGCCTGGTACGTCGTGAAGCGGACCAGACCGACGGGCGCCGTACCAACCTCGTCCTCACCCCGGCGGGTCAGGCGCAGCTCGACACGGTTCACACCTACCGGCAGGCCCAGTTCGCCACCGCGATGAACGGCTGGACCCCCGACGAGCAGACGGTTTTCGCAGACCTTCTGACCCGCTTCGTGGCCGCACTGGACCGCTGA
- a CDS encoding oxygenase MpaB family protein: MAATTLSAQLNPLRDSLARMILTKVAGPDPNAERDRVHNTPGPRWFAHDRPIRRVHGDASMFAGGLRALLLQSLHPQAMAAVAAHSGYRGDPWGRLRRTSYFLAITTYGAIPQAEEAIAHVQAVHERVRGTSPDGVKYRASDPHLLKWVHVAEVDSFLAAHQRYGANPLTPEEQDQYVEDAALVAEKLGVIDPPTTLAEVQRLLQEYRPELRGTTEARQAARFILIHPPVPWAARPAYGVLTAAAVGLLPWWTRLPLRLPYLPLAEQTVVRAAGDGLTKTIRWALASPTLSPDVL, translated from the coding sequence ATGGCCGCCACCACCCTCTCCGCCCAGCTGAACCCACTGCGGGACAGCCTTGCCAGGATGATCCTGACGAAGGTCGCAGGACCGGACCCGAATGCCGAACGAGACCGCGTCCACAACACCCCCGGTCCGCGCTGGTTCGCGCACGACCGCCCGATCCGCCGGGTGCACGGTGACGCGTCCATGTTCGCCGGCGGCCTGCGGGCGCTCCTGCTGCAGTCACTGCACCCACAGGCGATGGCTGCGGTCGCGGCGCATTCCGGATACCGGGGCGATCCCTGGGGACGGCTACGGCGTACCAGCTACTTCCTGGCGATCACGACGTACGGCGCGATCCCGCAGGCCGAGGAGGCGATCGCCCACGTCCAGGCGGTGCACGAGCGCGTACGAGGTACCAGCCCGGACGGTGTGAAGTACCGGGCGTCCGATCCGCACCTGCTGAAGTGGGTGCACGTGGCGGAGGTCGACAGCTTCCTCGCGGCACACCAGCGGTACGGGGCGAACCCGCTGACTCCCGAGGAGCAGGACCAGTACGTCGAGGACGCGGCGCTCGTGGCGGAGAAACTGGGCGTCATCGACCCGCCGACGACCCTCGCCGAGGTGCAGCGGCTCCTCCAGGAGTACCGGCCTGAGCTACGCGGTACGACGGAAGCACGGCAAGCGGCCCGCTTCATCCTGATCCACCCGCCGGTGCCGTGGGCCGCACGACCCGCGTACGGCGTGCTGACGGCCGCTGCGGTCGGACTGCTGCCGTGGTGGACCAGGCTGCCGCTACGGCTCCCGTACCTCCCGCTGGCCGAGCAGACCGTCGTACGGGCGGCCGGCGACGGGCTGACGAAGACGATCCGCTGGGCGCTGGCGTCGCCGACACTGAGCCCGGATGTCCTCTAA
- a CDS encoding MDR family MFS transporter, with protein sequence MTTERIDRTSVGLRSERGPILLAVMLSVGLVAIDATILATAVPSVVADLGGFTQFPWLFSIYLLAQAVSVPIYGKLADQRGRKPMMLLGVGLFLLGSILCGFAWSMPALIAFRLIQGLGAGAIQPIGMTIVGDIYTVAERAKVQGYIASVWGISSFVGPTLGGVFSDYISWRWIFFVNIPLGLAAAWVLVRRFEEKVADKQGHTIDYAGAILLAAGGSLLLLGLLEGGVMWDWAAPTSIVILAASAVLLTAFVLVERRAAEPVLPLWVLGKRVLNSANSAALLIGLLMIGLSTYVPLYAQSVLGTSALIAGFTLAAMTLGWPIAASFAGRIYQRVGFRTTMLMGALIVVLGAGILLTVTSRSAVLHLALACFVIGIGLGFSASPSVVAAQSSVDWQTRGVVTGANMFSRSVGSAVGVALFGAVANGVVASRLGGDHADLEKVPASVLAPAVHDVYYGAAAAAVVLVLAVAFMPNRITERPLR encoded by the coding sequence ATGACTACTGAGCGGATCGACCGGACGAGTGTGGGGCTCAGGTCGGAACGGGGCCCGATCCTGCTCGCGGTGATGCTGAGTGTGGGGCTCGTGGCGATCGACGCGACGATCCTCGCCACCGCCGTGCCGTCGGTGGTCGCGGACCTCGGCGGGTTCACCCAGTTCCCGTGGCTGTTCTCGATCTACCTGCTCGCCCAGGCGGTGTCGGTACCGATCTACGGCAAGCTGGCCGACCAGCGCGGGCGGAAGCCGATGATGCTGCTCGGGGTCGGGCTGTTCCTGCTCGGGTCGATCCTGTGCGGGTTCGCGTGGAGCATGCCGGCGCTGATCGCGTTCCGGCTGATCCAGGGCCTCGGCGCGGGCGCGATCCAGCCGATCGGGATGACGATCGTCGGCGACATCTACACGGTCGCCGAGCGGGCCAAGGTGCAGGGCTACATCGCCAGCGTCTGGGGCATCTCGTCGTTCGTCGGCCCGACTCTCGGCGGTGTGTTCTCCGACTACATCTCCTGGCGCTGGATCTTCTTCGTGAACATCCCGCTCGGGCTCGCGGCCGCGTGGGTCCTGGTCCGCCGGTTCGAGGAGAAGGTCGCGGACAAGCAGGGTCACACGATCGACTACGCCGGGGCGATCCTGCTCGCGGCGGGTGGCTCGCTGCTGCTGCTCGGGCTGCTCGAGGGCGGTGTCATGTGGGACTGGGCCGCGCCGACGAGCATCGTGATCCTGGCGGCGTCCGCGGTCCTGCTGACCGCGTTCGTACTGGTCGAACGCCGGGCCGCGGAGCCGGTCCTGCCGCTGTGGGTACTCGGCAAGCGGGTGCTGAACTCGGCGAACTCGGCCGCGTTGCTGATCGGGCTGTTGATGATCGGGCTGTCGACGTACGTGCCGCTGTACGCGCAGAGCGTGCTCGGTACGTCGGCGTTGATCGCCGGGTTCACGCTCGCCGCGATGACGCTCGGCTGGCCGATCGCGGCGTCGTTCGCCGGGCGAATCTACCAGCGGGTCGGGTTCCGGACGACGATGCTGATGGGCGCGCTGATCGTCGTACTCGGCGCCGGCATCCTGCTCACGGTCACCTCGAGGAGCGCCGTGCTGCACCTGGCGCTGGCGTGCTTCGTGATCGGCATCGGGCTCGGATTCTCCGCGTCGCCATCGGTCGTTGCCGCCCAGTCGTCGGTCGACTGGCAGACCCGCGGTGTGGTGACCGGCGCGAACATGTTCTCCCGCTCGGTCGGCAGCGCAGTCGGCGTCGCGCTGTTCGGCGCCGTAGCGAACGGTGTCGTCGCATCCCGCCTCGGCGGTGACCACGCCGACCTGGAGAAGGTCCCTGCCAGTGTCCTCGCCCCCGCCGTCCACGACGTGTACTACGGCGCCGCCGCGGCCGCGGTCGTACTCGTCCTAGCCGTCGCCTTCATGCCCAACCGCATCACCGAGCGTCCTCTCCGATAG
- a CDS encoding GNAT family N-acetyltransferase, which produces MELSGQLTVLREFRISDLDDYLAIAGDDRVTSWMAFDSYDRTKAEQNLAGIVQRSALEDRPDYMLAITRPNDDRVIGFGRIAPSGSTAAKLGYAIGADHWGHGYATDAARALLRFAFGTLGRHRVTAAIGPENEASIAVVKRIGFTYEGQLRDHVFTNGAWRDSRLYSLLDHEYADRATLGAWPPPPSPPS; this is translated from the coding sequence ATGGAGCTCAGCGGACAGCTGACTGTATTGCGCGAATTCCGGATTTCCGACCTCGACGACTACCTGGCCATCGCCGGCGACGACCGGGTGACCAGCTGGATGGCCTTCGACAGCTACGACCGGACGAAGGCCGAGCAGAACCTGGCCGGCATCGTCCAGCGGTCCGCGCTGGAGGACCGGCCCGACTACATGCTGGCGATCACCCGGCCGAACGACGATCGGGTGATCGGGTTCGGCCGGATCGCGCCGAGCGGGTCCACGGCGGCCAAGCTCGGGTACGCGATCGGCGCCGACCACTGGGGCCACGGGTACGCGACCGACGCGGCCCGGGCGCTGCTCCGGTTCGCCTTCGGCACGCTCGGCCGGCACCGGGTGACGGCCGCGATCGGCCCGGAGAACGAGGCCTCGATCGCGGTGGTGAAGCGGATCGGTTTCACCTACGAGGGCCAGCTCCGCGATCACGTGTTCACGAACGGCGCCTGGCGCGATTCCCGGCTCTACTCGCTGCTCGATCACGAGTACGCCGACCGAGCAACACTGGGGGCATGGCCGCCACCACCCTCTCCGCCCAGCTGA
- a CDS encoding MFS transporter: MRRSIGLMAAGHACVDIYQGSVPALVPFLVAERGLGYVAVSGITLAATLLSSVVQPVFGVLTDRRPLTWLIPVAMTTAGLGIALIGVGEQYWLMWLAAALSGLGVAAYHPEAARMARLVSGGSHVGMSWFSVGGNVGFAMAPVLVTPLIAAGGLSYTPVLVVPALAGATITSWAIRSRATFPAVRRHADGTDDWPSFLRLSVILICRSIVSVGLGTFIALYAGQRVGGGTTTGGIALFVLFASGALGTLLGGRLATRYGRIRTLRTSYAVAVPAIACLVFVPGPAFFGFLALTATTMSIPFSLHVTLGQDFLPGRVGTAGGMTLGLAVSIGGVATPVLGTIAEHTSLRLALSTLIALALCSSLIGYALDEPL; encoded by the coding sequence GTGCGGAGATCAATCGGGCTGATGGCGGCAGGCCACGCGTGTGTGGACATCTACCAGGGGAGCGTCCCGGCGCTCGTCCCGTTCCTGGTCGCGGAGCGCGGTCTCGGGTACGTCGCGGTGTCGGGCATCACGCTCGCCGCGACGCTGCTGTCGTCCGTCGTGCAGCCGGTGTTCGGCGTACTGACAGACCGCCGTCCGCTCACCTGGCTGATCCCGGTCGCGATGACGACCGCGGGTCTCGGGATCGCGTTGATCGGCGTCGGAGAGCAGTACTGGCTGATGTGGCTGGCGGCGGCGCTGTCCGGGCTCGGCGTGGCGGCGTACCACCCGGAGGCCGCGCGGATGGCGCGTCTGGTCAGCGGCGGGAGTCACGTCGGGATGAGCTGGTTCTCCGTCGGCGGCAACGTCGGCTTCGCGATGGCGCCCGTACTCGTCACCCCGCTGATCGCCGCCGGCGGCCTGTCCTACACCCCGGTCCTGGTCGTACCGGCGCTGGCCGGCGCCACGATCACCTCCTGGGCGATCCGCTCCCGGGCGACCTTCCCCGCCGTACGCCGGCATGCCGACGGCACCGACGACTGGCCGTCGTTCCTGCGCCTATCGGTGATCCTGATCTGCCGCTCGATCGTCTCGGTCGGCCTCGGCACCTTCATCGCCCTGTACGCCGGGCAACGCGTGGGCGGCGGTACGACGACCGGCGGCATCGCGCTGTTCGTGCTCTTCGCGTCCGGCGCACTCGGCACGCTCCTCGGCGGCCGCCTCGCCACCCGGTACGGGCGGATCCGCACGCTGCGTACGTCGTACGCCGTCGCCGTCCCTGCGATCGCCTGCCTGGTCTTTGTCCCCGGTCCGGCGTTCTTCGGCTTCCTCGCGCTGACCGCGACCACGATGTCGATCCCGTTCTCACTGCACGTCACGCTCGGCCAGGACTTCCTCCCCGGCCGCGTCGGTACCGCGGGCGGCATGACGCTTGGGCTGGCGGTCAGCATCGGCGGCGTCGCGACGCCGGTCCTGGGCACGATCGCGGAGCACACGTCGCTGCGGCTCGCGCTCAGTACGCTCATCGCCCTGGCGCTGTGCTCCAGCCTGATCGGCTACGCGCTCGACGAGCCCCTCTGA
- a CDS encoding ROK family transcriptional regulator: MPLRPHRPLPLATPAGIEVLTRILTQGPIPRVEIARRTGLSQAAVTKAVAPLIETGFVTDAPADGDGQLGIGRPVSPLTVVPSSVSVIGVKVTPTSLIGVTTDFTAGILNVRHDDLESTDPAAVIERLADHVKALITTLKSGTAVAGPLIGIGIAISGDVDAANGVVRDSPLMGWRGVPVAELLGKRIRVPIVVSNDVRALTVAEHWFGAGVNADSFAVVTIGSGIGCGLYINGEVVSGAYGVSGELGHLPLAPGDLVCTCGRRGCVETVASSDAILTRTREKTGRTDLDLAGAIELAHEGNQQAREAFDRAGEVIGAALAAMVNLVGPELVMIAGEGVAEYDLYEERLRRTFAEHAFGAAGDCRLTLRSHTFDDWARGAAATVIRSYVRGEPPLQR, encoded by the coding sequence GTGCCGCTGCGTCCTCATCGTCCGCTCCCCCTGGCCACGCCGGCCGGGATCGAGGTGCTGACCAGGATCCTGACGCAGGGGCCGATCCCGCGGGTGGAGATCGCGCGCCGGACCGGGCTGTCGCAGGCCGCGGTGACGAAGGCGGTCGCGCCGCTGATCGAGACCGGGTTCGTCACCGACGCGCCGGCCGACGGCGACGGTCAGCTCGGCATCGGGCGGCCGGTGAGCCCGCTGACCGTGGTCCCGAGCAGCGTGTCGGTGATCGGCGTCAAGGTCACGCCGACGAGCCTGATCGGCGTCACCACGGACTTCACCGCCGGGATCCTGAACGTGCGGCACGACGACCTGGAGAGCACCGATCCGGCGGCGGTGATCGAGCGGCTCGCGGACCACGTGAAGGCGCTGATCACCACGCTCAAGTCCGGTACCGCCGTGGCCGGCCCGCTGATCGGGATCGGGATCGCGATCTCCGGTGACGTCGACGCCGCCAACGGCGTGGTCCGGGACTCGCCGCTGATGGGCTGGCGCGGTGTCCCGGTCGCGGAGTTGCTCGGCAAGCGGATCCGGGTACCGATCGTGGTGTCGAACGACGTCCGCGCGCTGACCGTCGCGGAGCACTGGTTCGGCGCCGGGGTGAACGCGGACTCGTTCGCCGTGGTGACGATCGGCTCCGGGATCGGCTGCGGGCTCTACATCAACGGCGAGGTGGTCTCCGGCGCGTACGGCGTATCGGGCGAGCTCGGCCACCTGCCGTTGGCGCCGGGCGACTTGGTGTGTACCTGTGGCCGGCGAGGCTGCGTGGAAACGGTCGCGTCGTCGGACGCGATCCTGACGCGGACCCGGGAGAAGACCGGGCGTACCGACCTGGATCTCGCCGGGGCGATCGAGCTGGCGCACGAGGGGAACCAGCAGGCCCGGGAGGCGTTCGACCGCGCGGGCGAGGTGATCGGCGCCGCGCTGGCCGCGATGGTGAACCTGGTCGGGCCGGAGCTGGTGATGATCGCCGGCGAAGGCGTCGCGGAGTACGACCTGTACGAGGAACGCCTGCGCCGCACGTTCGCCGAGCACGCGTTCGGCGCCGCCGGGGACTGCCGGCTGACGCTCCGGTCGCACACGTTCGACGACTGGGCGCGCGGTGCGGCGGCCACCGTGATCCGCTCGTACGTCCGAGGCGAACCGCCGCTCCAGCGCTGA